In Aedes albopictus strain Foshan chromosome 3, AalbF5, whole genome shotgun sequence, the genomic window GATCATTATGGGTCGGGGTTTagctagacgggaattagataaatacCTTACCACTTGTAGTCTTCCTCGGTGTCAGTTATTCTGTAAAGGATGAGCAGAGCATtacagggtggaattaaaaggtacacatCTCTATCTATTTACACCCTATGTTATGGTGGGTGATAATATTATAAAACCTGTCACTTAGGAGCAGACGCTTACAAAAACAACAAGAACAACAAAATCGAATAAAATCGAAATAAAGTAAAACAAAAAACAAGCAAGAATATGAAACAAGTGAACGGGAAAAGCGACACACACACATTATCAggttttaaatcgattttagacgcTAAAGAACACTtaattgattaaaaaaaagaaatgaacAAAGACGACGAAGCGGAAGATGATCAAgagacaaaacaaaaatgatattATACAACCATAATTATATTTATATATactaaaacaaaaaaagaagATCATTAATGTGAGTACACTGAAAttaaaatgtatttgatgaaatttAATTGATTAATAAATTCTAGTTTTGAGCTGTGCGAAAAAGTCGtctgctgcagaaatttcttcattacGGTGAgaacaaatttctcaaaaattaatgAGATGCCGTCATCCAAAGAAGATGAACATAACCGCGAAAGCACCGGGTACGATTGCGCAGTGTGCGAAAGACCAAATCATGCCGACAGCAATATGGTCTGCTGTGAGAAATGCCAGAGTTGGTACCATTTCATGTGCGCAAACGTGACCGCTGGCGTTGAGAACCGCTCGTGGATGTGCAAGGATTGCTTAAACCAAGGAACTGGCGATACATTCCAGCACAGTGGCACAGTCGTGGATGTTTCTGATGTGTCAGGGAAGGAGCCATCCAACGCTGCCGATCCGAAGGCTGCTAAGACGTTACCGGACAACGAGCAGGATCCAGATTCAGACCAGGAAAAGGCAGAGGTGCAGCATCAAGAAGAATTGCGGAGGATGAGAGCCAATTTCGAGCGGCAGCTGCAGCGGGAGAAAGAGAAGATGGCATTGAAGATTCGCCTGGAAAGAGAAATGCTGCTCAGGAAGAAAGAGGTAGAAGCAGAATTCATCAAGATGCGGAGTGAGTTGCACAAGGAATTCGAGTGTGTAACGGACCAAATGGACCAAGAGGAGGGCGCCATAGGAGGTAAATGTGTATCAAATCAAGCACAGGCGGAAACGGATTTAGAGGAAGTGTGGAGGGACAAGTTCAAATTCCCGGACGATCGAAGCAAGCCAGCCGATGATTTCCGTGGGGCTTTTCCAAAATCTTCTACACCCAAAGACGCTCCGCCGCAACGGTATGCTATAAACAACCGCCAACCAGCGCTCGATCAGGTCCTGGAGGAATCGACGCCACTCAAGAATCCACAAGTACCCACCGTAAAGGCAGACAAGCCTGTATTGCCGCATCTACCATTGCGTCCTGTGCACGAAACAGCTGCCACCATTTCTCGACATTCGGCGGTGTATCAGGAACCCATCCCTACAGCAATTAGCCCGCCGGCTCTACTGAACCCACACGCCATTCAACAGCGGGTTCAAAATCCTCACCAAGGAGAACCGGAGTTGACCAAAGCTCAGATAGCGGCAAGGAAGGGTCCATTTGCGAAGCTCCCCATTTTCACTGGCCGGCCAGAGGAGTGGCCGTTGTTTATAAGCAGTTTTAACAACGGTAACGCTGCGTGCAACTGGACGGACCTCGAAAATCTCGGCAGGCTTCAAGAGAGCATTCGAGGACCAGCGCTGGAAGCAGTGAGGAGCAGACTACTGTTGCCAGAATCAGTACCGCGGGTCATTGACACGCTTCGCCTTCTATATGGTCGTCCGGAGCAGTTGCTGCATTCACTGATGCAGAAAGCGAGAAAAGCGGATTCACCCCGTGCTGATCGATTGGGTACATTTATCCACTACGGCATGGTCGTTCAACAGTTGTGCGACCACCTGATTGCATCGGGACTAGTGGATCATCTGGTCAACCCCATGCTAATCACTGAGCTGGTAGAAAAGTTACCTCCCAATACAAAGATGGAATGGGTCAGGTATAAACGTCAGCAGCACGCAGTAGACTTGAGCACCTTTTCCGATTTCCTCTCGATTATCGTCTCGGAAGCCACCGAAGCAACGCTCTACACGGATCTTCACGTGGATGGGCGTCCCAACCGGGACAGGAAGGAAAAGAAATCCAGGGACCATGAAGGATATCTCAATGCACACATTGGCGTTGAACATCCGCCACATCGGTCTCCAAATCAACACAAGGTCGAAGGTCAACAAACTATTCGCAAACCGTGTCGAGGATGCAACAGTCTTGAACACCGGACCCGTTCATGTGAGGATTTCCAGCGGCTAGCCTTTAACGACAGGCTGAAGATTACGGAGAAGTGGAAAATGTGCCAGTTGTGCCTAAACGAGCACGGACAAACACGCTGCCGATTCAAGGGGCATTGCAATGTGGGAGGTTGCAAAGAACGACACCATCCCCTTTTGCATCCACCGAACCCCCCAGTGACGTTATCGACAAACTGTCACGTACATGGCTCTGAACAGCACCCGATCATTTTCAGGATGGTTCCGATCAAGCTGCATCATGAAGGACGTTCCCTGGACGTAGTCGCCTTCTTGGACGAAGGGTCATCCTATTCGCTGATGGAGAGTACCGTGGCAGATCAACTGAAACTGAAAGGAACCTGGGAACCCATTCTTGTCAAGTGGACGGCAGGAATGAGTAGGCTCGAAAGAGATTCAAGATGCGTGAACATATCGATTTCGGCAGCCGGGTCGAAAGAAAAATATCTGCTACGGAATGTCCATACAGTGAAAGAACTCCAGCTCCCGGAGCAGAGGATTCGTTTCGCGGAAGTTGCAGCTCGATTCAAACATCTCTGTGGGCTACCAGTAGCAGACTGTTCAAGTGGCTCCCCTAAAGTGCTCATCGGTTTGAAACACTTGCACGTGTACACCCCACTGGAGTCGCGGATCGGCAACCCTGGTGAGCCAATAGCTGTTCGTACCAAACTCGGCTGGACTATATACGGCCCACAAGGCAACGACGACATGGCAACAGGATTCGCAGGTCATCATTCAGCCGGCGATGTTACTGAACTAGATCTACAAGAACTACTTCGAAAGCACTTCACACTGGAGGAATCTGGCCTGGACGTCAAAGTGCTGCCAGAGTCGGCTGAAGACTGCAGagcaaaggaattgctggagcaaaCTACTATCCGTGTcggaaaacacttttttttttttttttttttacttattcgtttatttggaaggctcgggcgccacatgggcataactgagccgaaatcttttgttttttttttacaatggttatacattttacaatttattactgccttaaaactatgttagtttgggaagccgaagtactcgcggctgtttcgaggttaaggattaaaaaaaaaataataataaaataaaattgggaaggagggatttatgggtttaaaactaaattatttgctaacttatactaaaacattgatgggacaattgtccatatctgtaatggaaccaaaaagaaaggactttatcggtagacaatgacaagaagaggacaaacggaaggggggtgacgacagacaggggcgaacaacaaaaccaaaaggcggacaacgaaaacaaggaacgtactacatcaaactctgacatcaacacgtttcaaaaactggtaaatcaggttcatgtattccaaatcaagtcctgccaacacttctctaactggtttctgttgttttcctcggacccggagaatttcatgtagctcagatctgacctcacgatactcattgcatccccacacgacatgttcgatatcctggtaagctacgctacagacacagagattgctttctgagagcccaatacggaaggtatgtgcgttcaacaaatagtggttggacatcaaccgacacattacacgaatgaaatcgcggctcaaatccaaccctttgaaccatggcttcttcgacacctgtggaatgatggagtgcaaccatctacccatctctccatctctccatttgtgttgccagctgatcaaggtctcctgacgggccaattcaaaaaattcgtcgaaggcgatttgacgctcataaatatcgccttcgctagcgcccaccttagccagagagtccgctttctcattgcccggaattgagcaatgtgaagggacccaagctatggtgatgatgtatgagcgtttggacaaagcactcaagacttggcatattcctttcaggaagtacgctgagtgcttcatcggtttcattgaccgaacagcctccagagagcttagactgtcggtaaaaatgaagtagtgctcaggtgggagagtgcaaatgtactctaaggtgtagtatatagccgctagctcagcaatatataccgaacatggcttttgaagcataaaggtggcgctatgaaattcgttgtagacaccaaaTCCAgccgaatcatcggttttggaaccatctgtgaagaactgtctggccccgctaacatgcccgaacttacttgcaaaaatttgtggaatacctatggaacgaaaagattccggtataccggtgatctcatccttcatagagagatcaaaatccacagaggagctgtcgaagtctgagaagttgacacgattggtgttaaccggagatgggcttacctccagcgtcatgtaccagtagtacacactcataaaacgagtttggggattctgttcgagcagcttttcgaagttttctatgaccaacggattcacaacctcgcatcggatgaggaaccggaatgacaactccgcaaagcggtctgtcagaggctgtacaccagcgagtacctctaaactcatagtgtgagtcgagttcatgcaacctaacgcgatccgaaggcaacggtactgaacccgttgaagcttcagcaagtgtgttttcgccgcggattgaaaacagaagctaccgtattctaaaaccgatagaatggttgtttggtacagcctgatcagatcttccgggtgtgctccccaccatgttccggtaatagttcgcataaagttgattcgtttttggcatttctgtatcagatacacaatgtgcttcccccaggtgcatttggagtcgaaccagacgccgaggtattgtgaagacatgctatgagtgattgtcttacccatcagaacgagcgtaaactttgccggtttgtgttttttagaaaagacaaccatctcagttttctccggagagaactcgatacccagcttgagagcccaagtagacaaattgtccaaagtatcctgtagtggtccttgcagatcgactgctattgatcccgttacagagacaacacagtcatccgcaagctgccttaacgtgcagttttccatgagacaatcatctatgtctctaacataaaagttgtaaagaagggggcttagacatgaaccctgggggaggcccatgtagctaattcgtgaaactgtcaagtcaccatgagcgaaactcatctgcttctcaaacagcaaattatacaaaaagttgttaagaattggggaaaggccacagtcgtgtagtttgtcggaaagaacatcgacacaaactgaatcaaaagcacccttaatatccaaaaacactgagcccatttgctgcttttgagcaaaggcaagctgaatttctgaagaaagcaacgcaagacagtcgttcgtacctttgcctctgcggaaaccaaactgtgtatctgacaacatgccattcgattcaacccatttgtccagtcgaaagagaatcatcttctccaacagcttccgtagacaagacaacatcgcgattggacggtacgaattatgatccgacgcgggtttcccgggtttttgaacagctatcaccctcacttgtctccaatcatccggaacgatgttgttatccaggaactgattgaacaagttcaacaagcgcctcttagcgacgtcggggaggtttttaagcaagttgaacttgattcgatccattcctggagcggaattgttacatgaaagaagagcaagtgagaattcaaccattgaaaaaggcctatccatgtcgtccctatcttcagaaacatcacgaattattcgctcgacgggcacggaatctggacaaactttttttgcgaacttgagaatccaccgaggagagctttctctatcctcgtttaccgacgacgcgttacgcattcttcttccgacgttccaaagtgttctcatcgaagtctcgcgcgacaaaccctcgacgaaccgacgccagtaaccgcttttcttcgccttgatcaagttcttgaacttgctttcaagggaagcataCCGctgaaagttttcgaccgaaccgcgtttccgaaacactttgaacgccgcggatttctcgcgatagatttctgtacactcactatcccaccacggattggggggtttcctgcgaaccgacggacctggcactggtcgacgttgtgcctgaagcgcgctactgatgatcagctccgacagaaaccgatactcttcccgcggtggaagaacttctaccgattgctcaccgtcgataattgcttccgcgtacttctcccagtcaatgtgcttggtgagatcgtaggtgaTATCGATCGATGGAGACTGATGCGAcccgttggaaatagaaacaacaatcggcagatgatcactaccatggggatcctggataaccttccatgtacactccagcgatagtgagctcgaacagattgagaggtctaatcggctgtttctggggctgccatcttgagctggaggtgccactcgtgtaacttctccggtattctaaattgtcatgttgaagtcgtcgcagaggtcatatatcaacgttgaacggctgtcatcgtacagttccccccagcctgtaccatgggagttgaaatctcccatgagcagccgaggctcgggcataaccgagcagatgtgagcgagatccctgcgagatatcgcagttctcggaggaagatatatggaggcaacactgagggttttacctcggatagtcacctcacatgcgacggcttcaatgcctgtcatcggataaaaatcgactctgtaaaatgggtgctgcttcttgatccctagaagcacccctccgtacgggtcggatcgatcaaggcgaatgatattataatcgggaaaaggtaaggttacatcaggtgtcagccacgtttcggatagtgcaaaaacatcgcattgtaaattgttaactaaaaacttaaaaacgtctaatttcggtgtaatactacgacagttccagtgtagaaccgaaatcgtatcttcgacctcggtggttaaattagccatcgaaagatacgattgtcgaaaggaggggcattttagaagccaactgcttcaaaagaggggtcacacaaggaagaagtccttttacaatgttcttcacggaatctgaagcatcgaagaagctgaggatgatgtctacgatgccagagagcgtaaacaatggcgcaccctgaggttgctcctggtgctccgaatgctgtctttctggttgagaattcgaaaaacgtgggacatctgggattttagatgttcccgggagtgatggaaagtctcgttcgtcctggattttgaatcctggaggggaacgttttgtgactttcttaccactcttgaaatttgtcatggtgggttgggggtcgctgctaggcagattccgaggttttttggtgggtctctggagcctcatccgtttcctcgtttctcccttgaaaacaaagggaaccccgtccccgacttcagagtcagagccctgatcatcgagagataaagacgagtagatgttacgggattcaacggtcggggcagcttttttcagcatttcggcgtagcttcgccgtgatcgctgctgcaacgaccgtttttgatgttttttctgctgtatgtaccttgggcaatcaatcagatcatgtggacggtcgctgccacaataaacacacttgggcggcgttttacacgcaccgtccacatgtctctccccgcatgttgcacagcgaggtttattgctgcagtactgggcggtgtggcccagctgcttgcaattgatgcaattcattaccttcggtacatacagcctcacaggtagccgaagtttgccaatcaccagcagatctggtaatgcagatccggagaaggtcacagaaaattcttcagatggtgtgtaaaccttcttctcgccctcctgggataccgaatgcagttgccggcaatccagtatgtggacaggaggaagagaagggttatggaaacgaccacagccttgcatgatcgtttcacaggtcaaagatgcgtcggcgaccttccccgaaatctctatcgacgcgctcggaaggtagacaaagtactcaagagtaaacaactcgcaggccacaatctcattagcgtgttttcggtcgcctactgtcacccgaagcttagctgtaccgaccatgtcaatggagacaacggaagaataccgcttagttagatccttgctgatttgaacggtgttcaaacgtttgcctttgggtcggaagaaaacaacatatggcccgccaaagtcgggagggtaggccttgaggcggggggacgtcgaaacagatttactgttggtgtccattgcagaagcgccagggtgaagggagacaaagggattagcatttacatcgccttgttggctcgaacaatccgatgccaataacgaagcttcgttgatgcggtacgatgttcccccgccatcatcatcatcgcccattgtggtagctaactaccaccacggggcactcaaaaatcttaaactaacactatcacgggaacgagaaataatcaaaaaacaagggacaaaattaacgctacaggaaaagtgagaaaaaactgcttatgtaccaaattaaatctaatcaaagagtcagtggagaggggggaacaacgagaggtaaatttatgtacttatctttgtgcactctgtttagccacaggctcgacgacgacaggtccaagcgatcggatggcccgcacagggaggaagcgagctgctgctgagcgccgtcgttcgtgtgcggcggttgaacgctctctgctcctctctcggtgggctgctgctgtcgacgacgatgagcttgggtactcactggaaaaagccgatcacggccgcgcgagcggcgcgagcggcgcggtgtgcggggggtgctgcacttctGTGCTCGAtagtcggtcaatgcgccacgtgatgtaatgaaaacgtgaactttactcaaatcaaacgaacttttgcggcaaaaattgtggtctagccaaccgcacgcgtcccactagggatggaagcttaataacttgatcactcGAAAACTAGCACTttgaaaatagccaccgaactggaaagtatcgaagacaaaccggacgaactaaaaattgcgactgtctcgcacgaacgctcgccaaagagtgacggAAAACACTTCGAGACTGGACTTCTGTGGCGAAGCGACAACCCGCAGCTACCGGATAGTTTCCCTATGGCACTGAAACGTATGAAGAGTCTGGAGCGGAGATTAGGAAAGGATTTGGAGCTAAAACGGAATGTGGATAGGCAGATCGAAGTCTACCAGAAAAAGGGTTACGCTCATATTGCTACGAACACCGAGCTGATGAAAGCTGAACCGAGAAAGGTCTGGTATCTTCCTTTAAACGTGGTCCTCAATCCCAAAAAGCCGGGAAAGGTCCGACTGGTATGGGACGCAGCCGCGTCCGTTCAAGGAAAGTCGCTCAATTCCGAGCTGCTGAAAGGTCCTGACCTTTTATCCAGTCTGCCGTCTGTATTATGCCCTTTCCGAGAGCGCCCCGTAGCCTTCGGAGGTGATATAGCTGAAATGTATCACCAGCTGCGGATCCGATCAAGTGATAAATCAGCTCAAAGGTTCCTATATCGTTCGAACGCTTCAGGCCCTCCCGTAACCTATGTCATGGATGTCGCCACCTTTGGCTCAACCAGCTCGCCCTGCTCGGCACAATTTATAAAAAACCGAAATGCGCAGGAACATGCTGACAAATTTCCGGAGGCTGTAGACGCTATAGTCAACAAACATTACGTGGATGATTATTTTGATTCCACGTTCACGGTAAGCGAGGCTATCAAACGCGCAGAGAAGGTAGCATTCATCCATTCCAATGCAGGGTTCCATATTAGAAATTGGGTCTCCAACAGTGAAGAATTCCAACAACATTTCGGTCGAAACCCGGAGAATCACGTTGTTCACTTCGCAAGCGACAAATCTGGTGGCAATAGTACGGAGAGAGTTCTGGGTATGTCCTGGAATACAGCGAAAGATGTCTTCGTTTGCTCAACTGTTCTACGCGACGATCTGCAAGCATATTTGACCGAAAGGAAACTTCCAACCAAACGGGCCTTGTTGAGTGTGGTCAGGAGCTTCTTTGACCCCCTCGGCCTGTGGGCGCCGTTCACCGTACTCGGCAAAATCATCGTTcaagatctctggaggaatggttGTTCGTGGGACGAGATAATTGACGAAGTCTCGGCAAAGAAGTGGTTTCGATGGATTGCGCTACTCCCGAGTCTTCAGACTATGGAAATTCCGCGTTGCTACTTCGCCGATGCAAAATCATCAGACTATCAGGACCTCGAATTGCACGTGTTTGCAGATGCCAGCGAAGATGCATATGGGTGCGTCACTTATTTCCGCCTGTTGGTGAAAggacaaccgagagtagcactaGTATCAGCGAAATCGAAAGTCGCTCCTCTGCAATACATGTCCATCCCCAGGATGGAACTACTTGCTGCGGTGCTTGGTGCAAGACTGGCAGCTTCCGTGAAGTCCAACCACTCAGTACAGATAAAAAGAGTGTTTTACCATATCGACTCCGCTACGGTACTTTCATGGATCCGCTCGGACCATAGGAAGTATAAACAATTTGTGGCTTACCGTATCGGAGATATTTTGAGTCTAACCAATCCAAACGAATGGGGCTGGGTCGCAACCAAGAACAATATTGCCGATGTGTTAACAAAATGGGGAAAGAATGGACCACCTTTGGAGACCGGAAGCGAATGGGTGCGTGGCCCTGACATCCTTTATCAATCAGAACAGGACTGCTATCAACAAGGATTGCCGCCCCCTGGTGTCAAAGAAGAACTGCGAGCATACCATCTGTTCCACGAAGTCTCGTTTTCCAAAACTCTGATAGACACCACTCGTTTCTCCCGCTGGACCGTTTTGGTGAGAAACGTTGCCTGTATCTTCCGTTTCATTTCAAACTGTTGCAAAAAGGTAAAGAAACAGCCGATTGAAACCATACAAGCAACGCCAAGTCTGGTGAAGATGCTGAAGAGTCAGGTTTCATCATTAAAGTCACCCCTTAAGCGCGATGAACATCAACCTGTGGAGAATAGCGCAGCAAGAAGGATTTCCCGACGAAAGAAAGACGTTGTTGAAAAACAGTGAACTACCCCAATCGGAATGGCACCGAATTGAACGTTCCAGCCCACTCTACAGGTTGGCTCCATTTTTGGATGCGGAAGGCGTAATCCGGATGGAAGGTCGAGCAGCGTACGCAGAGTTCATCTCGTTCGAGCAGCGTTTCCCAATTGTACTCCCGAAAGGCCACGACATTACATCGAAACTCCTTCTACACTATCATAAAAAGTTTGGCCACGCGAACCGTGAAACAGTTGTGAACGAGCTGCGTTTGAGATTCTACGTTCAAAATATTCGTGCGGCCATTTTGCAAGTAATTAAGGACTGTTCCTGGTGCAAAGTCAACAAGTGTGTACCTGCGGTTCCTAGGATGGCTCCGTTACCGGTGCAGCGTCTCACTCCTCAGTTACGGCCGTTTAGTTATGTAGGAGTGGACTACTTCGGCCCTGTAGTTGTTACAGTAGGGCGACGCTCAGAAAAAAGGTGGATTTGCCTTTTTACTTGTTTGGTCACCCGGGCAATCCACATGGAAATCGCCCATAGCCTGAGCAGCCAATCTTGTGTCATGGCAATCCGGCGGTTCATTTGCAGAAGAGGGACTCCGTTGGAGATTTTTTCCGACAACGGAACCAATTTTCAAGCGGCGAGTAAGGAGTTGGCTCAGAAAGTTCAATGTATCGAGACGGAATGTGCAGATATCTTTACGGATGCCAGGACCCGTTGGAGTTTCAACCCCCCTGCAGCACCGCACATGGGCGGTATATGGGAGCGATTGGTGCGTTCAGCAAAGGAGGCACTAAAGGCTCTACACGATGGTGGTAAATTAACTGATGAGATCCTGTTGACTGTGTTATGTGAAGCTGAAGATATGGTGAATTCTCGTCCGCTAACGTACGTGCCCCAAGAATCAGCTGACTGCGAGGCTTTGACTCCTAACCACTTTTTGCGCGGTTTGCCTTCTGGAGTGCGCGAAGAGGCCAATTTGCCAACAACTTCGGCTGAAGCGTTGCGGGATAGCTACAAGCGGTCTCAACAATTGGCGGACATCTTATGGACGAGGTGGCTAAAAGAATACATTCCAACAATCAACCATCGAACCAAATGGATAGCCGAGCAAGAACCTGTCGTAGAAGGTGAGCTAGTCTACATAGCCGACGGAAACAACAGAAGGACCTGGATTAGGGGTAAGGTGGAGAAGGTGATACGAGGCGCTGATGGACGAATTCGGCGAGCATTAGTGAGGACCTCAAAAGGAATTTATCGACGACCAGTTGCCAAACTTGCGGTGATGGAGTTGAGAAGTAAATCTGGCCAGGATCATAGGACCGGGTCAGAGTTACGGGAGGGGGAATTGTTACCACCACCGCTGGGCCCAACTCAACGGGCCTATCTGTCTGAACCGAAAGATCGTGCTACAGATAGTCTGCCAACACTGGGCACGGATTGACGTTGTCATATGGACGTGAAGGTTTAGAGTATAAGTGACAGATCATAATTGAAACACGTTGCGATTGGTACAAAAATTATACT contains:
- the LOC134284144 gene encoding uncharacterized protein LOC134284144, translated to MNINLWRIAQQEGFPDERKTLLKNSELPQSEWHRIERSSPLYRLAPFLDAEGVIRMEGRAAYAEFISFEQRFPIVLPKGHDITSKLLLHYHKKFGHANRETVVNELRLRFYVQNIRAAILQVIKDCSWCKVNKCVPAVPRMAPLPVQRLTPQLRPFSYVGVDYFGPVVVTVGRRSEKRWICLFTCLVTRAIHMEIAHSLSSQSCVMAIRRFICRRGTPLEIFSDNGTNFQAASKELAQKVQCIETECADIFTDARTRWSFNPPAAPHMGGIWERLVRSAKEALKALHDGGKLTDEILLTVLCEAEDMVNSRPLTYVPQESADCEALTPNHFLRGLPSGVREEANLPTTSAEALRDSYKRSQQLADILWTRWLKEYIPTINHRTKWIAEQEPVVEGELVYIADGNNRRTWIRGKVEKVIRGADGRIRRALVRTSKGIYRRPVAKLAVMELRSKSGQDHRTGSELREGELLPPPLGPTQRAYLSEPKDRATDSLPTLGTD